CCACCGCTCCGGACTGCCCTTCGTGCAGTTCTTTTCCACCATGGGCCTGGCGCTCCTGGTCTTTATCACCTTTTGGTTTTACCGCTACACCCGGATTGCCATTCGCCTGGAGGCGCCGGGGGCGGAGCTCAACGAAGCCTCCCTGCGCCGGAAAGTGGGGACGGGTCTCGCGGCGACCAGCCTGGCGCTCGTCTTCTCCTTCCTGGTGGTGCTCTTTGAGGTGGGAACACTGCTCTTCTACTTCCTTTCGGCACCCCAGGCGGGGTTGCCAACCTTCCAGACCACGCTTGACGGAGTTGCCACATGGGTGTCGGCGGTGGACATGATCAACCTGCTCTCCATGATCCTGACCCTCGGCGGTGAGATATTCGCCATGATCTTCGGACTGCTGCTGCTCTACCGGATTCCGAACACGATGCCGGAGTGCGAAGGCCCCCTCGACACGCACCCCTGAGAGGCGCACGGGCCAGGCGCAGCGGCCCTCTGCGATCATTTCCGTGTCGGGTTTCTGCCGCTTCCGGGCACCCGGGCAGTCGGCCGGAGAGTGCAGCAGCGGCTTCGCAAGGAAACAACGGCCGAAAACAAGCGGAAAAGGGAGTCGTCTCATGGGGCTATCCAAGCCCCAAACGGCGACAGATACTCGAACAGGGCTGGCCGTGGCTGTTCCGGAAGCATCTTTCTATTCCATGCGCCGGAAAACCATCGAAAACGGCCTGGATTAGATCATCTTCGAGCGGACTAGTCCAAAACAGGCCGCGGTGTTCGGCGTTGAAACCCTGATCGAGCAGATCCTCCGGGTTCAAACCCGGAATCATCGGTCCTATGTGTCACATCGACGACAACGCCTACGGGAAGCGATCGGTCATGAAAAAGTAACGTTGCAGGGTTAACCTATGCTCATGACTGCACGAGCCAGAAAGATTTTTTTACCAGGCCTCTTTTTGCTGCTCAGTTGCCTGGCATTGCTCCTGGCCCAGCATGACGTTCAGGGAGCGCCTCCGCCACCGGCCAAAAAAGTCCTCTTGGTTTATGCCTATCAATCGATGCTGCCCGCCATCTTCGAGTGGGATAAGGGCATCCGCGCGGCTTTAAAAGGCACAAAGGCAAAACCCTTAGAATTCTACACGGAATTCCTGGACCTGGTAAATTTCGCCGACGATTCCTACATTCAAAGCCTTGTCAACTTATTACGGGTCAAGTATCGCCATCAAAAAATCGATCTCCTCATCCCGGTGGGAAGCTCAGCCTTTTCTTTTATAAAAGCCCATGCCAACACACTCTTTCCCGGCACCCCGATCGTCTTTTGCTATGTTCCCAAACTGCAGCTTGAGGCCCTGAAACCACCACCAAACAGCACCGGCGTGATGGGCTGGGTAGACGTGCAGGGCACCCTGGCAGCAGCCCTGAAACTCCAGCCCGGAACCCGGCGCGTGGTGCTGGTAGGGGGGGCCAGCAAAGTTGAAAGGAACTACCAGAATATCGCTCGCGAAGCTCTGCGCCCTTACGAAGGCCGGTTCGAAATCACCTTCTTGACCGATCTGCCGTTACCGGAAATTCTCAAACAGCTCGAAAACCTTCCCCCCCAAACGCTCGTCCTTTACCTCTCGGTGTTCAGCGACAGCACAGGTCAGGCCTTCGTGCCTCGGGAAGTCGCGGGGCGCGTGGCACAGGCGGCCAATGCCCCCGTTTTTGGCCTCTGGGAAAACCTGTTGGGCC
This portion of the Desulfobacteraceae bacterium genome encodes:
- a CDS encoding DUF3611 family protein, which codes for MPENVTESLRPSKTDRVAKAFARYGWGGFWSLILMGAVPVIIMIYTFIFSDRPSGTHRSGLPFVQFFSTMGLALLVFITFWFYRYTRIAIRLEAPGAELNEASLRRKVGTGLAATSLALVFSFLVVLFEVGTLLFYFLSAPQAGLPTFQTTLDGVATWVSAVDMINLLSMILTLGGEIFAMIFGLLLLYRIPNTMPECEGPLDTHP